In one window of Zhihengliuella sp. ISTPL4 DNA:
- a CDS encoding aldo/keto reductase: protein MTPSLPTVPLGTTGMEITRVGLGAFAIGGPAWSYGWGAQDDDDSIRTIRAAVDRGINWIDTAAVYGRGHSEVVVGRALRDLPQNERPWVFTKGGLVWSEDDALQTGERKVGDPASLRREVQDSLRRLQVEQIDLYQMHWPAEDGSEVEDYWGALVEMRDSGLLKAIGLSNHDVAQLDRAEAIGHVDTLQPPFSAIYRDAAADVLPWCAHHATGAIIYSPMQSGLLTGRITEERVAQLPADDWRSRHPDFSGDRLRQNLRVTAALAEVGERHGISTGAAAIAWALVFRGVSGAIVGARTPEQIDGWVNAGSVELTADDIASVARAIRDSGAGSGPDAPR, encoded by the coding sequence ATGACACCGTCACTGCCCACCGTCCCGCTCGGGACGACCGGGATGGAGATCACCCGCGTCGGCCTCGGCGCGTTCGCGATCGGCGGCCCTGCCTGGTCCTATGGCTGGGGAGCGCAGGACGACGACGACTCGATCCGCACCATCCGCGCGGCGGTGGATCGCGGGATCAACTGGATCGACACGGCGGCGGTGTACGGCCGCGGCCACTCCGAGGTCGTCGTCGGTCGCGCCCTGCGCGATCTGCCGCAGAACGAGCGGCCCTGGGTCTTCACCAAGGGCGGACTCGTGTGGTCGGAGGACGACGCGCTGCAGACCGGCGAGCGCAAGGTGGGCGATCCCGCCTCGCTGCGGCGCGAGGTGCAGGACTCGCTGCGACGGCTTCAGGTCGAGCAGATCGACCTTTACCAGATGCACTGGCCCGCCGAGGACGGATCCGAGGTCGAGGACTACTGGGGCGCTCTCGTCGAGATGCGCGACAGTGGACTGCTGAAGGCGATCGGCCTCTCGAATCACGACGTCGCCCAGCTGGATCGCGCCGAGGCCATCGGACATGTCGACACCCTCCAGCCGCCGTTCTCGGCCATCTACCGCGACGCGGCGGCCGACGTGCTGCCGTGGTGCGCGCACCATGCGACCGGCGCGATCATCTACAGCCCGATGCAGTCGGGCCTGCTCACGGGGCGCATCACCGAGGAGCGCGTGGCGCAGCTCCCCGCCGACGACTGGCGCTCCCGGCATCCCGACTTCTCGGGCGATCGCCTGCGGCAGAACCTGCGGGTGACGGCTGCGCTCGCCGAAGTGGGCGAGCGGCACGGCATCTCCACCGGGGCAGCCGCGATCGCCTGGGCGCTAGTCTTCCGGGGCGTCAGCGGCGCGATCGTGGGGGCGCGGACGCCGGAGCAGATCGACGGCTGGGTGAACGCCGGGTCCGTGGAACTGACCGCCGACGACATCGCCTCCGTGGCTCGTGCGATCCGCGATTCCGGAGCGGGGTCGGGCCCGGACGCGCCTCGCTGA
- a CDS encoding DeoR/GlpR family DNA-binding transcription regulator — MRSAPERQNVILDVARRDGRVGVREIADVLGVTAETVRKDLDALQANGLIRRVHGGALALESLAFEPGLHSRTALREEKTAIASAALSMLPSEGVVLIEAGSTTYRLVELAPPDLRLTVVTNSLPIGMLLSSRPSCTVVMIGGRLRSVTMGTVDALAVRALADLYVDVAFLGTNALSVEKGLTTPDFAEAEVKRAMLGSARRSVLLADHSKLGTVSLCKYGDLRDVDTVITDDGASEEDVAALRSEVQRVIVAPTV, encoded by the coding sequence GTGAGATCCGCTCCGGAGCGGCAGAACGTCATCCTCGACGTCGCCCGACGGGATGGACGCGTCGGCGTCCGTGAAATCGCGGACGTCCTCGGCGTGACCGCCGAGACGGTGCGCAAGGATCTCGACGCGCTGCAGGCGAACGGGCTCATCCGTCGCGTCCATGGCGGGGCGCTCGCCCTGGAGAGCCTGGCGTTCGAGCCCGGGCTGCACAGCCGCACCGCGCTGCGCGAGGAGAAGACGGCGATCGCCTCCGCCGCCCTCTCGATGCTCCCGTCGGAGGGCGTGGTCCTCATCGAGGCGGGGAGCACGACGTACCGGCTGGTCGAGCTCGCGCCGCCGGACCTCCGCCTCACCGTGGTCACGAACTCCCTGCCGATCGGGATGCTGCTCAGCAGTCGTCCCTCGTGCACCGTCGTGATGATCGGCGGAAGGCTACGTTCCGTGACCATGGGCACGGTCGACGCCCTCGCGGTGCGGGCACTCGCCGACCTGTACGTCGATGTGGCGTTCCTCGGAACGAACGCCCTGAGCGTCGAGAAGGGGCTGACCACGCCCGACTTCGCGGAAGCTGAGGTGAAGCGCGCGATGCTCGGTTCCGCGCGTCGGTCGGTGCTGCTGGCCGATCACAGCAAGCTCGGCACGGTCTCTCTGTGCAAGTACGGCGACCTCCGCGATGTCGACACGGTCATCACCGACGACGGCGCCTCGGAGGAGGATGTGGCCGCCCTCCGCTCGGAGGTCCAACGCGTGATCGTGGCTCCGACTGTCTGA
- the solA gene encoding N-methyl-L-tryptophan oxidase — protein sequence MEEVAVVGLGAVGSMALWRLALRGVPVVGFERFGPAHSRGSSHGETRMNKIIGDQPAPYKPLAKRADELWHDLERETGLELVVESGGLVIGPKRGPYVTRARRLAEAQSMPYEEIDAAEVRRRYPAHAVEDGDVALVDPHAGYLRSEDGIRAALTRAEALGAETHFGAAVRLVSDDGADGVLLSIDGVERRFRRVVLSAGAWIPQDLPGAVPVAPVRINATWFRPEGGDVPLDAEHFPVFMRELPDGRIGWGFPQVSDRGVKIGLHGRYGTPVADATANDRPVEAAEVRAISAYVRDAFPGLESLPSTAVPCMVTWAPDETFAIGSPRDWPNVVVMSACSGHGFKYAPASGELAAQLALGEEPYADISAFDLTRFEPEQEARA from the coding sequence ATGGAAGAAGTAGCCGTCGTCGGCTTGGGTGCAGTCGGCAGCATGGCCCTCTGGCGCCTCGCCTTGCGCGGGGTCCCCGTCGTGGGCTTCGAACGTTTCGGCCCCGCGCACAGCCGCGGATCGTCGCACGGCGAGACCCGGATGAACAAGATCATCGGCGACCAGCCCGCGCCCTACAAGCCGCTCGCGAAGCGCGCCGACGAGCTGTGGCACGACCTCGAGCGGGAGACCGGTCTGGAGCTCGTGGTCGAGAGCGGGGGCCTCGTCATCGGCCCGAAGCGCGGTCCCTACGTGACCCGGGCCCGCCGGCTCGCCGAGGCGCAGTCCATGCCGTACGAGGAGATCGACGCCGCCGAGGTCCGCCGGCGCTACCCGGCACATGCCGTCGAGGACGGCGACGTCGCGCTCGTCGACCCGCACGCCGGGTACCTGCGCTCCGAGGACGGCATCCGCGCCGCCCTGACCCGCGCCGAAGCCCTCGGAGCGGAGACGCACTTCGGCGCCGCCGTCCGTCTGGTCAGCGATGACGGCGCCGACGGGGTGCTGCTGAGCATCGACGGGGTGGAGCGTCGTTTCCGCCGCGTCGTGCTGAGCGCGGGCGCCTGGATCCCGCAGGACCTCCCCGGCGCCGTGCCGGTCGCTCCCGTGCGCATCAACGCGACGTGGTTCCGCCCCGAGGGGGGCGACGTGCCCCTCGACGCGGAGCACTTCCCCGTCTTCATGCGCGAGCTGCCGGACGGACGTATCGGCTGGGGCTTCCCGCAGGTAAGCGACCGCGGCGTGAAGATCGGGCTGCACGGCCGCTACGGCACCCCGGTCGCCGATGCGACCGCCAACGACAGACCGGTCGAGGCCGCCGAGGTGCGGGCGATCTCCGCGTACGTCCGCGACGCGTTCCCCGGCCTCGAATCGCTGCCGTCGACGGCTGTGCCGTGCATGGTCACCTGGGCTCCCGACGAGACCTTCGCGATCGGCTCCCCGCGAGACTGGCCGAACGTCGTCGTGATGTCGGCGTGCTCCGGCCACGGGTTCAAGTACGCCCCGGCATCCGGCGAGCTGGCCGCGCAGCTCGCTCTCGGGGAGGAGCCGTACGCGGACATCTCCGCGTTCGATCTGACGCGGTTCGAGCCCGAGCAGGAGGCCCGCGCATGA
- a CDS encoding sugar phosphate isomerase/epimerase family protein — MTLSMEQMTGTNFLYQRFTFARFLDDMETLGRRKLELWGIAPELYVPALSDQDVSRISAAISERGMEVHCFTPEQIMYPMNLASEARWEREGAVATYRRAAEIAAGLGARFLFLVPGTGREDLPRDEAWERSVEGLAEVSAYAATLGIECLLEPLQRRESNLVNDAESLSAMLGDVDSPNLFVVIDTVAMACAGEDIARSFRVLGDRIRHVHLIDGTPAGHMPWGRGELPLATYLEQLDAAGYSGMMTQELFGSLDALDPLPAHRESLERIEATLRAMS; from the coding sequence ATGACCCTGTCGATGGAGCAGATGACCGGCACGAACTTCCTCTACCAGCGGTTCACGTTCGCCCGCTTCCTCGACGACATGGAGACCCTGGGACGGCGGAAGCTCGAGCTCTGGGGCATCGCCCCCGAGCTCTACGTACCGGCACTGTCCGACCAGGACGTGTCCCGCATCAGCGCGGCCATCAGCGAGCGCGGCATGGAGGTGCACTGTTTCACGCCAGAGCAGATCATGTACCCGATGAACCTGGCGTCGGAAGCGCGGTGGGAGCGCGAGGGTGCCGTCGCCACTTACCGCCGCGCCGCCGAGATCGCGGCGGGACTCGGCGCCCGGTTCCTGTTCCTCGTGCCGGGGACCGGTCGCGAGGATCTGCCCCGCGACGAGGCCTGGGAGCGCTCGGTCGAAGGACTCGCGGAGGTCTCTGCATACGCCGCCACGCTCGGGATCGAGTGCCTGCTCGAACCGCTCCAGCGTCGCGAGTCGAACCTGGTCAACGACGCCGAGTCGCTGTCGGCGATGCTCGGCGACGTCGACAGTCCGAATCTGTTCGTCGTGATCGACACGGTCGCCATGGCCTGCGCGGGGGAGGACATCGCGCGGAGCTTCCGCGTGCTCGGCGACCGCATCCGCCACGTGCACCTCATCGACGGCACCCCCGCCGGGCACATGCCCTGGGGCCGCGGCGAGCTGCCGCTCGCGACCTACCTGGAGCAGCTCGACGCCGCCGGGTACTCGGGCATGATGACCCAGGAGCTGTTCGGCTCGCTGGATGCGCTCGACCCGCTGCCTGCACACCGCGAGAGCCTCGAGCGCATCGAGGCGACCCTGCGCGCGATGTCATGA
- a CDS encoding flavin monoamine oxidase family protein: protein MRSIVIGAGFAGLAAATRLAAAGRDVTVLEARGRVGGRAWSEKLGNGVVVERGAEYIFPGEHAVRALAAEFRVPIVSHGVSYERRTLDGRRISWPDLLDTERRVHVAAHHLAAERSEASVQDAFAAALGEEFARHPFVRRFLTSVAASADEIGVHALLGSDPEKLIDDGGRLLGGNQSLATAMAEALGHAVRLSSPVVAVRLGSAEVTVVTAGAERFAAEELVIAVPLPLLDELGMDFALPKGIVEALAMRGMGDATKCAVALQRDVEDPAVQSPSEFSWSWQSRDVSGTARVPALTGFTGGPSAARYAGPDGGDLWLDDVRELRGDLETSGAPLVTAWSHDPWARGAYSHPLPGWHSRDIVAFDEVIGGRVTFAGEYISTAASLDGAASSGRAAAERLLRRRDALRAP from the coding sequence ATGAGATCGATCGTCATCGGGGCGGGATTCGCCGGCCTCGCCGCGGCCACTCGTCTCGCCGCCGCGGGCCGGGACGTCACCGTGCTCGAGGCGCGGGGCCGGGTGGGCGGGCGTGCCTGGTCGGAGAAGCTGGGCAACGGCGTCGTCGTGGAGCGCGGCGCGGAGTACATCTTCCCCGGAGAGCACGCCGTACGCGCGCTCGCTGCGGAGTTCCGGGTGCCGATCGTCTCGCATGGCGTCTCGTACGAGCGGCGCACGCTCGACGGCCGGCGGATCTCCTGGCCCGATCTCCTCGACACCGAGCGACGGGTACACGTCGCGGCGCACCACCTTGCGGCGGAGCGATCGGAGGCGTCGGTGCAGGACGCGTTCGCGGCGGCGCTCGGAGAGGAGTTCGCGCGGCATCCGTTCGTGCGTCGCTTCCTCACCTCCGTCGCCGCGAGCGCGGACGAGATCGGCGTGCACGCGCTGCTCGGCTCCGACCCCGAGAAGCTGATCGACGACGGCGGGCGGCTGCTCGGCGGCAACCAGAGCCTCGCGACCGCGATGGCGGAGGCGTTGGGCCACGCGGTCCGGCTGTCCTCGCCCGTCGTCGCGGTGCGGCTAGGGTCCGCAGAGGTGACCGTGGTCACCGCGGGCGCGGAGCGCTTCGCCGCCGAGGAGCTGGTGATCGCCGTCCCGCTCCCGCTGCTCGACGAACTCGGAATGGACTTCGCGCTTCCGAAGGGCATCGTCGAGGCGCTCGCCATGCGGGGGATGGGCGATGCCACGAAGTGCGCTGTGGCGCTCCAGAGGGATGTCGAGGACCCGGCGGTGCAGTCGCCGTCTGAGTTCTCGTGGAGCTGGCAGTCGCGCGACGTTTCCGGAACGGCGCGGGTACCCGCGTTGACCGGGTTCACGGGTGGACCCTCGGCGGCGCGCTACGCCGGACCGGACGGCGGGGATCTGTGGCTCGACGACGTGCGCGAGCTGCGTGGCGACCTCGAGACCTCCGGCGCTCCCCTGGTCACCGCCTGGAGCCACGACCCCTGGGCTCGCGGCGCCTACAGCCACCCGCTGCCCGGCTGGCACTCCCGCGACATCGTGGCGTTCGACGAGGTGATCGGAGGCCGGGTGACCTTCGCCGGAGAGTACATCTCGACCGCCGCGAGCCTCGACGGCGCGGCATCCTCCGGGCGTGCCGCGGCCGAGCGGCTGCTGCGGCGTCGTGATGCGCTGCGCGCGCCGTAG
- a CDS encoding LacI family DNA-binding transcriptional regulator → MSRQAPTLVEVARAAGVSTATAARALGNYGRVKDSTREAVKLAAERLNYRPNELARSMITGRTRSIGVICGDVHIPFFAGVVRGITDVARGRGYTVLITNSDEDWETEVESLGILESSRVDGIIISPSDPNRVDHLRHWGEGGRPLVMVDRASARFETDAVVIDGPTAIEAAVIRLFDLGHERVAIVGEFSPDSEVDRLFEALGSEVDGVGAFDFSPSITRLIGYVRAHRTRGIPLDESLIVRSGAYSIDAAERATTALLAGDAAPTAIVTTDNSMSLGAYRAVRSAGLRVPEELSFIGFDNQDWTEFAAPGISVIDQPSYAMGQAAARMLLDRVDGMDAPARILTEPATFIERGSVAPRG, encoded by the coding sequence GTGTCCCGCCAAGCCCCGACCCTCGTGGAGGTCGCCCGCGCGGCGGGCGTCTCCACCGCGACCGCGGCTCGTGCGCTCGGCAACTACGGACGCGTCAAGGACTCCACGCGGGAAGCGGTGAAGCTGGCCGCCGAGCGTCTGAACTACCGTCCGAACGAGCTCGCGCGCAGCATGATCACCGGCCGCACGCGGTCGATCGGCGTGATCTGCGGCGACGTGCATATCCCGTTCTTCGCGGGCGTCGTGCGAGGCATCACCGACGTCGCCCGCGGCCGCGGCTACACGGTGCTGATCACGAACAGCGACGAGGACTGGGAGACCGAGGTCGAATCGCTCGGCATCCTCGAGAGCAGCCGCGTCGACGGCATCATCATCTCGCCCAGCGACCCGAACCGTGTCGACCACCTCCGGCACTGGGGCGAGGGCGGCCGGCCGCTGGTCATGGTCGACCGCGCCAGCGCGCGGTTCGAGACGGATGCCGTGGTGATCGACGGGCCGACGGCCATCGAGGCGGCGGTCATCCGCCTCTTCGACCTCGGGCACGAGCGCGTCGCCATCGTCGGGGAGTTCTCCCCGGACTCCGAGGTCGATCGGCTGTTCGAGGCCCTCGGCTCGGAGGTCGACGGGGTGGGCGCGTTCGACTTCTCGCCGAGCATCACGCGCCTGATCGGCTACGTGCGGGCGCACCGCACGCGCGGGATCCCGCTGGACGAGTCGCTCATCGTGCGCAGCGGCGCGTACTCGATCGACGCGGCCGAGCGGGCGACCACGGCGCTGCTCGCCGGTGACGCCGCTCCCACCGCGATCGTCACGACGGACAACTCCATGTCGCTCGGGGCGTACCGCGCCGTGCGCAGCGCCGGCCTCCGCGTGCCGGAGGAGCTGTCCTTCATCGGATTCGACAATCAGGACTGGACGGAGTTCGCGGCGCCGGGCATCTCGGTGATCGATCAGCCCTCCTATGCCATGGGGCAGGCGGCGGCGCGCATGCTCCTCGACCGGGTCGACGGCATGGACGCCCCGGCCCGCATCCTCACAGAGCCCGCGACCTTCATCGAGCGCGGCTCGGTCGCTCCGCGCGGCTGA
- a CDS encoding SIS domain-containing protein encodes MTKVLTPLRPIEADLVSTLEGAVSQRGLTQQIAADVRGRGITRILFVGMGGSWASSVPVALQLQLSRLPIPTFNLNAAEFNAQYVLNVGATDLVVAASHSGGTPETVLAAQTAKEKGALVVSLAIGADNDLAAAADHSLVYGSDRSITSAKYVLLTELAYSILEAAGISDDVEAGRTALDGIPQATLDATEAYEDHLAEIAASYGFADNVFVLASGNLTGLAYLLSVCYLVEMQWKKSTHFTTGDFFHGPFELAQNNQPYILFSGQDATRAHAERAITFLDQYNANYRVLDVAQFELPGIEASSRALVQHIPTASITMRLADHFESVTGHDLDERRYMHRVAY; translated from the coding sequence ATGACTAAGGTGCTCACGCCGCTTCGCCCGATCGAGGCCGACCTCGTCTCCACGCTGGAGGGCGCCGTCTCCCAGCGAGGTCTGACGCAGCAGATCGCCGCCGACGTGCGCGGGCGCGGCATCACCCGCATCCTGTTCGTCGGCATGGGTGGCTCCTGGGCCTCGTCGGTGCCGGTCGCCCTGCAGTTGCAGCTCTCCCGCCTCCCGATCCCGACCTTCAACCTCAACGCCGCCGAGTTCAACGCCCAGTACGTACTGAACGTGGGTGCCACCGACCTCGTCGTCGCAGCCTCGCACTCCGGCGGCACCCCCGAGACCGTCCTCGCCGCCCAGACCGCCAAGGAAAAGGGCGCACTCGTCGTCTCCCTTGCGATCGGCGCCGACAACGACCTCGCCGCGGCCGCGGACCACTCCCTCGTCTACGGCAGCGACCGCAGCATCACCAGCGCCAAGTACGTGCTGCTGACCGAGCTCGCGTACTCGATTCTGGAGGCCGCCGGCATCTCCGACGACGTCGAGGCGGGGCGAACCGCTCTCGACGGCATCCCGCAGGCGACGCTCGACGCGACCGAAGCCTACGAGGATCACCTGGCCGAGATCGCCGCCTCGTACGGATTCGCCGACAACGTGTTCGTGCTCGCATCGGGCAACCTCACGGGCCTCGCCTACCTGCTCTCGGTCTGCTACCTCGTCGAGATGCAGTGGAAAAAGTCCACGCACTTCACCACCGGCGACTTCTTCCACGGCCCGTTCGAGCTCGCGCAGAACAACCAGCCGTACATCCTCTTCTCGGGCCAGGACGCCACGCGTGCTCACGCCGAGCGGGCGATCACGTTCCTCGACCAGTACAACGCCAACTACCGGGTGCTCGACGTCGCGCAGTTCGAGCTGCCGGGCATCGAGGCGTCCAGCCGCGCCCTCGTCCAGCACATCCCGACGGCCTCGATCACGATGCGCCTGGCCGACCACTTCGAGTCCGTGACCGGGCACGACCTGGACGAGCGTCGCTACATGCACCGGGTCGCGTACTGA
- a CDS encoding PfkB family carbohydrate kinase produces MTLSMCAIGDNVLDRYPQEGLAFPGGSATNAAVFASRLGVSSAYIGIVGSDASARFIEECLEAEGVDASRVQRQDGPNPTTDVVVDDDGNRRFIAHTPPEATLRLRDDDLQFLRGVDWIHTGHSSYVEHELDRMATLAPISFDFSKRDLDYAAPLLPLVAVATFSRDDVAYDECVELLHAAVGLGAGFALVTRGAQGAVAMTQGTVVEQAAKPTRVVDTIGAGDAFQTCLLTELLRGQDPQAALDSASSFAAETCTYRGSFGHERMLSEFATRAGNGPIDRA; encoded by the coding sequence ATGACGCTCTCGATGTGCGCGATCGGCGACAACGTCCTCGATCGCTATCCCCAGGAAGGGCTCGCGTTCCCCGGAGGCAGCGCGACCAACGCTGCGGTGTTCGCGAGCCGCCTGGGGGTGTCGTCCGCCTACATCGGCATCGTCGGCTCCGACGCCAGCGCCCGATTCATCGAGGAGTGCCTCGAGGCGGAGGGCGTGGACGCCTCGCGCGTGCAGCGTCAGGATGGCCCGAACCCGACGACGGACGTTGTGGTCGACGACGACGGCAACCGCCGATTCATCGCCCACACGCCGCCCGAGGCGACGCTGCGCCTGAGGGATGACGACCTGCAGTTCCTGCGGGGGGTGGACTGGATCCACACGGGTCACAGCAGCTATGTGGAGCACGAGCTCGACCGCATGGCGACGCTGGCTCCGATCTCCTTCGACTTCTCGAAGCGGGATCTGGACTACGCCGCTCCGCTGCTGCCGCTGGTCGCCGTCGCCACGTTCTCGCGGGACGACGTCGCGTACGACGAGTGCGTCGAGCTGCTGCATGCGGCCGTCGGACTCGGCGCGGGGTTCGCGCTCGTGACGCGCGGTGCGCAGGGCGCCGTCGCGATGACGCAGGGCACGGTGGTCGAGCAGGCCGCGAAGCCCACCCGGGTCGTCGACACGATCGGGGCCGGCGACGCGTTCCAGACCTGCCTGCTGACGGAGCTGCTGCGGGGCCAGGACCCGCAGGCCGCTCTGGACTCCGCAAGTTCGTTCGCGGCTGAGACCTGCACCTATCGTGGATCGTTCGGCCACGAGCGGATGCTGTCGGAGTTCGCGACGAGGGCCGGTAATGGCCCTATTGACAGGGCTTGA
- a CDS encoding extracellular solute-binding protein, which yields MRKGLAATGLALTTAVVLAGCSTGGDAGADQELDLAPAVAGEIESDVLDGITLVYAGNGGITQEGQDTAIWQPFGKESGAVVEQDAFELTKLRAMVDSGNVDWNMVVSSAIEVERYCGELYEEIDPDKVDLSKVPEGTLAGDCMVPNIFYGYVVAYNADTYGDNAPQTAADFFDTEKFPGKRGVPVTPWMEAPAVEFAMVANDADFDDLTPEDFTAGLEAYSALGSDLVPWTSGAQSQQQLESGEVDMALVWSGRGYGAANAGAPIVPMWGEWVIAVDGIAVPKGSANVDASFAAINYMLGADQQAAASELTSYAPVNVDAKPAVSEPLTDWLVSDHLDTGHAVSIDYWVENWDQFSAEWADWVAGS from the coding sequence ATGAGGAAGGGGCTCGCCGCCACCGGTCTGGCGCTGACGACCGCCGTCGTCCTCGCCGGATGCTCGACGGGCGGCGACGCAGGAGCCGATCAGGAGCTCGACCTGGCACCCGCGGTCGCCGGCGAGATCGAGTCGGACGTTCTCGACGGCATCACGCTCGTCTACGCCGGGAACGGCGGCATCACCCAGGAGGGTCAGGACACGGCGATCTGGCAGCCGTTCGGCAAGGAGTCGGGCGCCGTCGTCGAGCAGGACGCCTTCGAGCTGACGAAGCTGCGTGCGATGGTCGACTCCGGCAACGTGGACTGGAACATGGTCGTGTCGTCGGCGATCGAGGTCGAGCGTTACTGCGGCGAGCTCTACGAGGAGATCGATCCCGACAAGGTCGACCTGTCGAAGGTGCCCGAGGGCACGCTGGCCGGTGACTGCATGGTTCCGAACATCTTCTACGGCTACGTCGTCGCGTACAACGCCGACACGTATGGCGACAACGCCCCGCAGACGGCGGCCGACTTCTTCGACACCGAGAAGTTCCCCGGCAAGCGCGGTGTTCCCGTGACGCCGTGGATGGAGGCTCCGGCGGTCGAGTTCGCGATGGTCGCGAACGACGCAGACTTCGACGACCTGACTCCGGAGGACTTCACCGCCGGTCTCGAGGCCTACAGCGCGCTGGGCTCCGACCTGGTGCCGTGGACCAGCGGTGCGCAGTCCCAGCAGCAGCTCGAGAGCGGCGAGGTCGACATGGCCCTCGTCTGGAGCGGTCGGGGCTATGGGGCGGCCAACGCCGGCGCACCCATCGTGCCGATGTGGGGCGAGTGGGTCATCGCGGTCGACGGCATCGCGGTGCCCAAGGGCTCGGCGAACGTCGACGCGTCGTTCGCGGCGATCAACTACATGCTCGGCGCCGACCAGCAGGCCGCAGCGAGCGAGCTGACCTCGTACGCACCGGTCAACGTCGACGCGAAGCCGGCGGTGTCCGAGCCCCTGACCGACTGGCTCGTCTCCGACCACCTCGACACCGGTCACGCGGTTTCCATCGACTACTGGGTCGAGAACTGGGACCAGTTCTCCGCCGAGTGGGCCGACTGGGTCGCCGGGAGCTGA
- a CDS encoding ABC transporter permease, protein MNVTANQTETERIQLVGKAGSGSPRGREGWRDASRHLFLTAPAFLLITLFFIFPIIVVIVVSVTDPEFGFQNYAWVFTSPLALNSALTTFVISLSVTLICLLLAYPYAYLMTIVSDRTRGIMTMLVMVPLWTSILVRTLAWVVLLQDSGPINAFFESVGIGHVQLIRTPLGVAIGMAQVLMPFMVMPLYSSLSRIEPRLVPAAQSLGAKPLVAFFKVFLPLSKPGIFSGSITVFILALGFYIIPSLLGSPKDPMFPSLIQLQVSGFLQWGRGTALGVCLLAAALLALFLVTKLTKSGFTIPGAQNR, encoded by the coding sequence GTGAACGTCACGGCGAACCAGACCGAGACCGAGCGCATCCAGCTCGTCGGCAAGGCAGGCTCCGGTTCACCGCGCGGACGGGAGGGGTGGCGCGACGCATCGCGTCACCTCTTCCTCACAGCGCCGGCCTTCCTGCTCATCACGCTGTTCTTCATCTTCCCGATCATCGTGGTGATCGTCGTGAGCGTGACCGACCCGGAGTTCGGCTTCCAGAACTACGCCTGGGTGTTCACCTCGCCGCTCGCGCTCAACTCGGCGCTGACGACGTTCGTGATCTCCCTCAGCGTCACCCTCATCTGCCTGCTCCTGGCCTACCCGTACGCGTATTTGATGACCATCGTCTCGGATCGGACGCGGGGGATCATGACCATGCTGGTGATGGTGCCGCTGTGGACCAGCATCCTGGTCCGCACGCTGGCCTGGGTCGTGCTGCTGCAGGACTCCGGCCCCATCAACGCGTTCTTCGAATCGGTCGGCATCGGGCACGTGCAGCTCATCCGCACGCCGCTCGGCGTCGCGATCGGCATGGCCCAGGTGCTCATGCCGTTCATGGTCATGCCCCTCTACTCCTCGCTGTCGCGCATCGAGCCGAGACTCGTCCCGGCCGCGCAGAGCCTGGGTGCGAAGCCGCTCGTCGCGTTCTTCAAGGTGTTCCTGCCGCTCTCGAAGCCGGGCATCTTCTCCGGCTCCATCACCGTCTTCATCCTGGCGCTCGGCTTCTACATCATCCCGTCTCTTCTGGGGTCGCCGAAGGACCCGATGTTCCCGTCGCTGATCCAGCTCCAGGTGAGCGGATTCCTCCAGTGGGGGCGCGGTACGGCCCTCGGCGTGTGCCTGCTGGCGGCGGCGCTGCTCGCGCTGTTCCTGGTGACGAAGCTCACCAAGAGCGGCTTCACGATCCCGGGAGCGCAGAACCGATGA